The following are from one region of the Coffea eugenioides isolate CCC68of chromosome 2, Ceug_1.0, whole genome shotgun sequence genome:
- the LOC113756483 gene encoding uncharacterized protein LOC113756483 produces MHLQTAADALRCKTFPMFLKGKARLWFQGLAPGSIRSFTELARQFAAQFVSSKTYSKNAAHLMAIKQKPDESLKNFTTRFNTESLQIRDKDENVVMAAFMNGLRVEELYYKLAEQLPKNLEELLTRAHAAANAEEAARLKRESDRELGYRRGRGNPPETKDDQARKNVFDRLSKDKAPAQPPLPEKGYTPLTRPRAQILAVMEAEGLGGRPPKMGTPRNKRNQDRYCAFHRDVGHDMEGCWALRKEIDDLIQRSFLGRFVQPGRPGQERGRAYPEERSEGYRRDRPKRRDAARGYSPDQGTQNLAGVINTIARVPREETAIQPGRTGDLPPTEMIH; encoded by the coding sequence ATGCATCTACAAACCGCCGCGGATGCACTCCGTTGCAAGACCTTCCCCATGTTTCTGAAGGGTAAGGCCCGGCTCTGGTTCCAGGGTCTGGCACCGGGATCTATCCGGAGTTTCACCGAGCTGGCCAGACAGTTCGCCGCCCAGTTCGTCTCCTCGAAGACTTACTCGAAAAACGCGGCTCACCTGATGGCCATCAAGCAGAAGCCGGACGAGTCCTTGAAGAATTTCACGACTCGCTTCAACACAGAAAGCCTGCAGATCAGGGACAAGGATGAAAATGTGGTCATGGCTGCCTTCATGAACGGGCTAAGGGTAGAGGAACTCTACTACAAGCTTGCCGAACAGCTCCCCAAAAATCTGGAAGAGCTCTTGACCCGGGCTCACGCCGCCGCCAACGCAGAGGAGGCCGCCCGCCTGAAGCGAGAGTCAGATCGAGAACTCGGGTATCGGAGAGGACGGGGAAACCCCCCTGAAACCAAGGACGACCAAGCCAGGAAGAACGTCTTCGATCGCCTCTCTAAGGATAAAGCCCCCGCTCAACCGCCACTCCCGGAAAAAGGGTATACACCCCTGACTCGGCCTAGGGCACAGATCCTGGCTGTGATGGAGGCAGAGGGTCTAGGAGGACGACCGCCCAAGATGGGGACGCCCCGGAATAAAAGGAACCAGGACCGGTACTGTGCCTTCCACCGTGATGTAGGGCATGATATGGAGGGATGCTGGGCCTTGCGGAAGGAGATTGACGACTTAATCCAACGTAGTTTCTTGGGGCGGTTTGTGCAGCCAGGTAGGCCGGGCCAGGAGCGCGGACGTGCCTACCCCGAAGAGAGGAGCGAAGGCTACCGCCGAGACCGCCCTAAGCGGCGTGACGCGGCCCGAGGCTACTCCCCCGACCAGGGCACTCAGAACTTGGCAGGGGTTATAAACACCATAGCTAGGGTCCCACGGGAGGAGACAGCCATACAACCCGGAAGAACAGGCGACCTCCCCCCGACGGAGATGATTCACTGA